The Vicia villosa cultivar HV-30 ecotype Madison, WI linkage group LG1, Vvil1.0, whole genome shotgun sequence genome includes a region encoding these proteins:
- the LOC131604880 gene encoding uncharacterized protein LOC131604880 — translation MNENMKHFQKKLTELELEAEHLLLARHQLVENDKLRNGNREALTALRKKARTTTSSVPSPYGSIMKGVSRPLVQEVCTTCGNHDSFEQTWTMFPGTDLFVGIPFHVAHTILETDQAQLDFEAKKLQSIVKEKTLIISDTGALADKISPGVLKSLVTLNDKPK, via the exons ATGAATGAGAACATGAAGCACTTTCAAAAGAAATTAACAGAATTGGAACTCGAAGCTGAGCATCTTCTCTTAGCCCGGCATCAG CTGGTTGAGAATGATAAGTTGAGGAATGGGAACAGAGAAGCACTTACTGCATTAAGGAAAAAGGCTCGGACAACAACGAGTAGTGTTCCATCTCCTTATGGATCAATAATGAAGGGAGTTTCAAGACCTCTGGTGCAAGAAGTGTGTACTACCTGTGGTAACCATGACTCTTTCGAGCAGACGTGGACAATGTTTCCAGGAACTGATCTGTTTGTCGGAATTCCATTTCATGTTGCTCATACTATATTGGAAACAG ATCAAGCTCAGCTTGACTTTGAGGCAAAGAAACTACAGAGCATTGTGAAGGAAAAAACACTTATTATATCAGATACAGGTGCTCTTGCAGACAAGATTAGTCCCGGAGTGCTTAAATCGCTTGTAACCTTAAACGACAAACCAAAGTAA